A portion of the Simkania negevensis Z genome contains these proteins:
- a CDS encoding MFS transporter has translation MPLRKRKSFIQRWENYLSRFHFARKEKDSFLWRNALQFLNGAQFLGVVNDNVFKFLIVFLFIALKGVDQSSEILFWVGTIYVLPFLLFSPAAGVLADRFSKQRMIIFLKFTEVIIMGLGIVAFLFKSDWASYSLLFLLSVQSAVFGPPKYSIIAELVPSPEKIPKANGLITSFTYLGIIVGTFLASFLTQMTNYNFPLAAGVCTLIAIGGFISSLFIPYTEPKRSEKKINPLFLHEIYRNLKYAKTIPYLFVAILGGSSFLFVGAYFQLNVIPYAIQSLGFSEVGGGYLFLLTAIGIACGAFLAGRISHKRIEIGLACVSGILLSVTLFVISFLSHQLVLTYIALVLLGVFGGFYIVPFDAYVQTYSPDQKRGQIVAASNFLSFCGVLVAPMLLYLFGGIMHLSAARGFTITSILIFLMVLAVTSRFAGYFFNFICRAFVRPLYNVEIKRPPEGEGRPFVLVAEQIERLPLCLLSASDPRLHFYIPRERKRYRDSWMKMFSSVDFLYVEDMKESLLRSFVQKLHDELDRKETPCLLFPDPSFLKERSSGKLLRELRKIQTFDLKFVTIHETPRKNQRDRVHFKRPKIVVEFSDSQ, from the coding sequence ATGCCTCTTCGTAAACGGAAAAGCTTCATTCAAAGATGGGAAAACTATCTTTCTCGCTTTCATTTTGCACGTAAAGAAAAAGATTCTTTTCTTTGGCGCAATGCATTGCAATTTTTAAATGGTGCCCAATTTCTTGGGGTGGTGAACGACAATGTGTTCAAATTTCTCATTGTCTTTCTCTTCATCGCTTTGAAAGGGGTCGACCAGTCAAGTGAGATTCTTTTTTGGGTAGGAACCATTTATGTGTTGCCGTTTCTCTTGTTTTCACCGGCAGCTGGGGTCTTGGCTGATCGGTTTAGTAAGCAACGGATGATCATCTTTCTCAAATTCACCGAAGTGATCATTATGGGGCTGGGGATTGTGGCATTTTTATTCAAGAGCGATTGGGCCAGTTACAGCCTCCTCTTTTTGCTTTCAGTACAAAGTGCAGTTTTTGGTCCGCCAAAATATAGCATCATTGCTGAACTGGTACCTTCTCCAGAGAAAATTCCCAAGGCAAACGGACTGATCACTTCTTTCACCTATTTGGGTATCATTGTTGGGACATTTCTTGCTTCTTTTTTGACTCAAATGACCAATTATAATTTTCCTTTAGCAGCAGGTGTTTGCACGTTGATTGCAATCGGTGGTTTTATTTCGTCTCTGTTTATTCCCTATACAGAACCCAAACGATCAGAAAAAAAAATCAATCCCCTCTTTTTACACGAAATCTACCGTAATTTAAAGTATGCTAAAACTATTCCCTATTTGTTTGTAGCGATTTTGGGGGGATCGTCTTTTTTATTCGTTGGGGCCTATTTTCAGCTCAATGTGATCCCTTACGCGATTCAATCTTTGGGGTTTAGTGAGGTGGGCGGTGGCTATTTGTTTCTTCTAACGGCGATCGGAATTGCATGCGGAGCGTTTTTAGCAGGTCGCATCTCACACAAGCGGATTGAAATCGGCCTTGCTTGCGTTTCAGGAATACTTCTTTCGGTCACCCTTTTTGTGATTTCTTTTTTAAGTCATCAACTTGTGCTGACGTATATCGCATTAGTTCTTTTAGGGGTGTTTGGTGGATTCTATATCGTTCCTTTCGATGCCTACGTTCAGACGTATAGCCCCGATCAAAAGCGTGGGCAAATTGTGGCCGCATCGAATTTTTTGAGTTTTTGTGGAGTGCTTGTCGCTCCAATGCTCCTCTACTTATTTGGAGGAATCATGCATTTAAGTGCAGCACGTGGCTTCACCATCACTTCGATCTTGATTTTCTTGATGGTTCTTGCTGTCACTTCCCGCTTTGCAGGCTATTTTTTCAATTTTATCTGCCGCGCCTTTGTGCGTCCGCTTTACAATGTCGAAATTAAACGACCTCCCGAAGGGGAAGGGCGTCCTTTTGTTTTGGTGGCAGAGCAAATTGAACGGTTACCTCTTTGTTTGCTTTCAGCAAGTGACCCTCGTCTGCATTTTTACATTCCACGTGAAAGAAAACGGTACCGAGACTCATGGATGAAGATGTTTTCATCTGTTGATTTTCTTTATGTTGAGGATATGAAAGAGAGTCTGCTTCGCTCATTTGTGCAAAAATTGCATGATGAATTAGACAGGAAAGAAACCCCTTGCTTGCTCTTTCCTGATCCCTCATTTTTAAAGGAACGTTCTTCAGGGAAACTCTTGCGCGAGCTGCGTAAAATTCAGACGTTTGACTTGAAGTTTGTGACGATTCATGAAACTCCACGCAAAAATCAAAGAGATCGTGTTCACTTTAAACGCCCGAAAATTGTCGTCGAGTTTTCTGATTCTCAATAA
- a CDS encoding glycosyltransferase family 32 protein translates to MIPKKIYFTHKTESPPPAYTEILERWHAFCPDWELHYFSDENVFKFFEMHFPEYAKDLSKIPMGAVLADVFRYAILYVQGGMYTDIDTIPVKAIPEKWLTHQAVIGYEFQPSKFPQVKLENKDKKEVFCQWTLLSQAKVSLFKEALDLSFQKMRARNFEFHQEQDTYTTVGPLMFTSVVEKHLPSKEILILDMDYFGVYEKYLSMTSRTVVKHLFHGYDGWKLQLEHPYIKFY, encoded by the coding sequence ATCATACCGAAGAAGATCTACTTTACTCACAAAACAGAGAGTCCTCCTCCTGCATACACTGAAATCCTCGAAAGATGGCATGCGTTTTGTCCTGATTGGGAGTTGCATTATTTTTCAGATGAAAATGTTTTCAAGTTTTTTGAAATGCATTTTCCCGAGTATGCAAAAGACCTTTCTAAAATTCCTATGGGAGCCGTTCTTGCCGATGTTTTTCGCTATGCAATCCTTTATGTTCAAGGAGGCATGTACACCGACATTGATACCATTCCGGTCAAAGCCATTCCAGAAAAGTGGCTTACTCACCAAGCAGTAATCGGCTACGAGTTTCAACCCTCCAAATTTCCCCAAGTAAAACTCGAGAACAAAGATAAAAAAGAAGTGTTTTGCCAATGGACCCTTTTATCTCAGGCAAAAGTTTCCCTTTTTAAAGAAGCGCTAGATCTTAGTTTTCAAAAAATGCGCGCAAGAAATTTTGAGTTTCATCAAGAGCAGGATACTTATACAACTGTTGGCCCTCTCATGTTTACATCTGTTGTTGAAAAGCATCTTCCTTCAAAGGAGATTCTCATTTTAGATATGGACTATTTTGGCGTGTATGAAAAATATCTCTCTATGACTAGTAGAACTGTTGTGAAGCATCTCTTTCATGGATATGACGGATGGAAGCTCCAGCTAGAACATCCCTATATAAAGTTTTATTGA
- a CDS encoding glycosyltransferase family 25 protein, with translation MDEYLGLDRLDGIVYINLDHRNDRRERLLREFDRLQVKRVEILRVPGVYTPLNGRVGCFLGHIRALEIAQERGWNKTLVLEDDAQFSTDLLNIELYLKTFFDQFEDDWDVFLLGGKYLQIQTLSLQFFQVFESRRAHAYLLNAHYIPVLKECYCQGYKKIEKDTFLIDSVGKSIDVIWSKEQKIGRWIAPFESLVKQAEGFSDIVCDFRDYREVNFS, from the coding sequence ATGGATGAATACCTAGGTTTAGATAGACTTGACGGGATCGTTTACATCAATTTAGATCACCGAAACGATCGCAGGGAAAGACTTCTTCGAGAGTTTGATCGACTTCAGGTCAAACGGGTAGAAATACTGCGAGTCCCGGGAGTTTATACACCATTAAATGGGAGAGTTGGATGTTTTTTAGGGCATATCCGTGCGTTAGAAATTGCGCAAGAAAGGGGATGGAATAAGACGCTTGTTTTAGAAGACGATGCGCAGTTCTCAACCGATTTGTTGAATATCGAACTCTACCTAAAAACATTTTTCGATCAGTTCGAAGACGATTGGGATGTTTTTTTACTAGGGGGGAAGTATTTGCAGATCCAGACACTTTCTCTTCAGTTTTTTCAAGTGTTTGAATCCCGTCGAGCGCATGCTTACCTTCTCAATGCTCACTACATACCAGTCTTAAAAGAGTGTTATTGCCAAGGATACAAAAAGATTGAAAAAGACACCTTCCTCATAGATTCGGTTGGAAAATCAATTGATGTTATCTGGTCAAAAGAACAAAAAATAGGAAGATGGATTGCGCCGTTTGAGAGCTTGGTGAAACAAGCAGAAGGGTTTAGTGACATTGTCTGTGACTTTCGCGATTATAGAGAAGTTAACTTTAGCTAG
- a CDS encoding glycosyltransferase family 32 protein, giving the protein MIPKKLYFTYAHDEPPELYIWNMKRWATHCSDWEIHYFSDQKIFLFFKENLPEYYPKLFQIPLGVVLADIFRYAVLYVQGGMYMDIDTIPLKPIPDEWLQYDLVVGYELQPSKFPMTPAGKDGYEEVFCQWALLARPKHSLFKELLDQCFSALHARDFEVQTMRDVLEICGPIQFTKVMHQYQNSPRTLLLDMDVFASTEQYLPPTERSVIKHQFHGHLGWQLALEAKHLKLNSIKGRNPKLTAHN; this is encoded by the coding sequence ATGATACCAAAAAAGCTCTATTTCACCTATGCTCATGACGAGCCACCTGAACTCTACATCTGGAATATGAAGCGGTGGGCAACCCATTGCTCTGATTGGGAAATTCACTATTTTTCCGATCAAAAAATTTTCCTATTTTTCAAAGAGAACTTACCAGAATACTATCCCAAGCTTTTCCAAATTCCATTAGGTGTTGTTTTAGCTGATATCTTCCGTTATGCAGTCTTATATGTCCAAGGTGGAATGTATATGGACATCGATACCATTCCTCTTAAACCGATTCCTGATGAGTGGCTTCAATACGATTTAGTGGTGGGATACGAACTGCAGCCGTCAAAGTTTCCCATGACTCCAGCTGGCAAAGATGGATACGAAGAGGTGTTTTGCCAATGGGCGCTCCTTGCACGTCCAAAACATTCCTTATTTAAAGAGCTTTTGGATCAATGTTTTTCCGCTTTACATGCGCGAGATTTTGAAGTTCAAACGATGCGAGATGTCTTAGAAATTTGTGGTCCGATTCAGTTCACCAAAGTGATGCACCAGTATCAAAACTCACCTAGAACTTTACTTTTAGACATGGATGTTTTTGCATCCACAGAACAATATCTACCACCGACAGAAAGAAGTGTCATCAAGCACCAGTTTCATGGACATTTAGGCTGGCAACTTGCTCTTGAAGCGAAACATTTGAAGTTGAACTCTATAAAGGGTAGAAATCCGAAATTGACTGCCCACAACTGA
- a CDS encoding glycosyltransferase family 32 protein, producing the protein MIPKKLHFTYATKDLPSKYQENLKVWQKMCPDWELCFYSDEEISELFANHFPQYSALLPKIPYGAMLADFFRYAVLYAEGGLYSDIDTVPLKPIPEEWLAFDGVIGYEYQPSKFPDSYRYPWNEKEFLCQWTLLSKPGYFLFKEALAEAFRRLERLNFQAKSIFDGLNTAGPLLLTDVALPYQERKELLFLDADFFGCREDEHFPFTKRSVIAHQCDGKDRWMVQVKLSHLNLGYG; encoded by the coding sequence ATGATTCCGAAAAAACTGCACTTTACTTATGCTACAAAAGACCTCCCTTCGAAGTATCAAGAGAACTTGAAAGTTTGGCAGAAGATGTGCCCGGACTGGGAGCTCTGCTTTTATTCAGATGAAGAGATTAGTGAGCTTTTTGCAAACCATTTTCCTCAGTACTCCGCTCTCTTGCCCAAGATCCCCTATGGAGCGATGCTTGCAGATTTTTTTCGCTATGCAGTCCTATATGCAGAAGGTGGGCTTTACAGTGATATTGATACGGTTCCTCTGAAGCCAATTCCTGAGGAATGGTTAGCTTTTGATGGGGTGATAGGATATGAGTATCAACCTTCAAAATTTCCCGATTCCTACCGTTATCCTTGGAATGAGAAAGAGTTTTTATGTCAGTGGACGTTGCTGTCCAAGCCAGGGTACTTCCTCTTTAAAGAAGCGTTAGCAGAGGCTTTTCGACGTTTGGAAAGACTCAACTTTCAAGCAAAAAGCATTTTTGATGGGCTCAACACAGCAGGCCCCTTACTTTTAACCGACGTTGCACTGCCGTACCAGGAGCGAAAAGAATTGCTTTTTTTAGACGCAGACTTTTTTGGATGTCGCGAAGATGAGCATTTTCCCTTCACAAAGAGGAGTGTCATCGCGCATCAATGTGACGGCAAGGATCGGTGGATGGTGCAGGTGAAACTCTCTCATCTCAATTTGGGGTATGGATGA
- a CDS encoding glycosyltransferase family 32 protein, with protein sequence MQIPKKLHLTFATEELPERYQRNLEAWRSACHDWEICFYTDEEVYALFKEHFPQYYEILPQIPCGAMLADFFRYAVLYVHGGMYTDMDTYPLKFLPEKWLSASSVIGYEVQTKGVEVFCQWTMLSKPKYPLFKEALEQAFQKFIKNRGCIDHPNQVLETTGPLFFSSIVNQYRCDPELLLLETDYFARCPEAGLPFTERSFVRHQFDGEWTWKLSLACPQLRLNRGGL encoded by the coding sequence ATGCAAATTCCTAAAAAGCTTCACTTAACTTTTGCTACAGAGGAACTTCCAGAAAGATACCAACGGAATCTAGAAGCCTGGCGCTCAGCATGCCACGATTGGGAAATTTGTTTCTATACTGACGAAGAGGTGTATGCGCTATTTAAAGAGCACTTTCCTCAGTATTATGAGATTTTACCTCAAATCCCTTGCGGCGCAATGCTTGCAGATTTTTTTCGGTATGCTGTTCTTTATGTTCATGGGGGAATGTACACCGACATGGATACATATCCTTTGAAGTTTCTACCTGAAAAGTGGCTTTCTGCCTCTTCGGTCATCGGATATGAAGTTCAAACAAAGGGAGTCGAAGTCTTTTGCCAGTGGACGATGCTTTCTAAACCAAAATACCCTCTGTTTAAAGAAGCATTGGAGCAGGCGTTTCAAAAATTTATCAAGAATCGAGGATGTATCGATCATCCTAACCAAGTTCTCGAAACAACAGGTCCTCTTTTCTTTTCCTCCATTGTGAATCAATATCGGTGCGACCCTGAGTTGCTCTTACTTGAAACCGACTATTTTGCAAGGTGTCCTGAAGCAGGATTGCCTTTCACAGAGAGAAGCTTTGTTCGGCATCAATTTGATGGAGAATGGACTTGGAAATTATCCCTTGCCTGTCCACAACTTCGGCTTAATCGTGGAGGGCTATGA
- a CDS encoding glycosyltransferase family 32 protein, with translation MVPKKLHFTYKKPELPEKYQANLAKWSDLCPEWELYYYTDEDVQAYFDCEFPEYSEDLQKISVGAMLADVFRYAVLYKEGGLYSDIDTIPLKSIPDEWLKFDAVIGYEYQPDRFPELLSKQWKYEPIYCQWTFLASPGNPLFKEALDRSFRKLRAANFEPKKRIDILHLSGPLLFTSVVNDFQNASNHLILDADYFATDSAKNFPKTKRSVIKHQFDGHHGWEWNVLLPHVNLEESDANS, from the coding sequence ATGGTCCCGAAAAAACTACATTTTACTTATAAAAAACCTGAGCTTCCTGAGAAATACCAAGCAAACTTGGCGAAATGGAGCGATTTGTGTCCCGAGTGGGAGCTTTATTACTATACGGATGAAGATGTCCAGGCTTATTTTGATTGCGAGTTTCCAGAGTATTCTGAAGACCTGCAAAAAATCTCAGTCGGGGCGATGCTCGCAGATGTCTTCCGTTATGCTGTCCTTTATAAGGAAGGAGGTCTTTATAGTGATATCGATACCATCCCTCTTAAAAGTATTCCCGATGAGTGGCTCAAATTTGATGCCGTGATTGGATATGAGTATCAACCTGACAGGTTCCCAGAGCTTTTAAGTAAGCAATGGAAATATGAACCCATTTATTGCCAGTGGACCTTTCTAGCATCTCCAGGTAACCCTTTGTTTAAAGAAGCACTGGATCGCTCTTTTCGAAAGCTTCGGGCTGCAAACTTTGAGCCCAAGAAACGAATTGATATCCTCCATCTCTCTGGCCCTCTTTTATTCACATCAGTTGTCAATGATTTTCAAAATGCATCGAACCATTTGATTTTAGATGCCGATTACTTTGCCACTGACAGTGCAAAAAATTTCCCGAAAACCAAACGGAGTGTGATCAAGCATCAGTTTGATGGACACCATGGGTGGGAGTGGAATGTCTTATTGCCGCATGTGAATTTAGAGGAATCTGATGCAAATTCCTAA
- a CDS encoding patatin-like phospholipase family protein: MKKLLLGIGLLLAVFTLSACHRHTLARGELEPIPSFDPPEAPPKIALVLGGGGSKGLAHVGVIRELEEAGIHPDLIVGCSAGALIGALYADDPDIDRLEELLLNLKRKDLLDFSLFSSRFGVVKGNSLKAFLQENLHAHSFDGLKIPLVVVATDLHTGELLELGAGPLVPALCASSAVPGVFKPVSYLGRFLVDGGAIDPVPVRVAKKYGAQVIIAVDVGERLSDTEIVHFFGIVKRGLEISYRQLSKEAAREADILLQMNFQGFGMFSDEQNLEIYEQGRAKARELLPRIEQIISERVTDYTEDHAPRWLLFK, from the coding sequence ATGAAAAAGCTGCTACTCGGCATAGGCCTCCTACTAGCCGTTTTTACCTTGTCTGCTTGTCATCGTCATACATTGGCTAGAGGCGAACTCGAGCCGATTCCTTCGTTCGATCCTCCTGAAGCACCTCCCAAAATCGCATTAGTTTTAGGTGGAGGTGGCTCCAAAGGATTAGCTCATGTTGGTGTGATTCGGGAGCTTGAAGAAGCAGGAATTCATCCTGACTTAATTGTAGGATGCAGCGCAGGAGCTTTAATTGGCGCACTTTACGCTGATGACCCTGATATCGACCGCTTAGAAGAGCTTCTTCTCAATCTGAAAAGGAAAGATCTGCTCGATTTTTCTTTGTTTTCTTCTCGTTTTGGAGTGGTGAAAGGAAATTCTCTCAAGGCTTTTTTACAAGAAAATCTCCATGCACATTCTTTTGATGGGCTCAAGATCCCCCTAGTTGTTGTTGCGACCGATTTGCATACTGGAGAGCTTCTCGAGCTAGGAGCAGGACCCCTTGTTCCTGCACTTTGCGCTTCTTCAGCAGTTCCTGGAGTTTTCAAACCTGTTTCCTATCTTGGCCGATTTTTGGTCGATGGAGGAGCCATAGATCCGGTTCCTGTTCGTGTTGCGAAGAAGTATGGTGCTCAAGTAATCATTGCCGTCGATGTCGGAGAAAGGCTCAGCGACACCGAAATCGTCCATTTCTTTGGGATTGTAAAGCGGGGGTTAGAGATCTCCTACCGCCAATTGTCTAAAGAAGCAGCCCGAGAAGCGGACATTCTTCTTCAGATGAATTTCCAAGGTTTTGGAATGTTCAGTGATGAGCAGAATCTAGAAATTTACGAGCAAGGACGAGCTAAAGCGCGAGAATTGCTCCCACGCATAGAGCAAATCATTTCCGAGCGGGTCACAGATTACACCGAAGACCATGCTCCTCGTTGGCTATTGTTTAAGTAA
- a CDS encoding major outer membrane protein codes for MKKLLFIWFFLLTPTLFALYNGNPSAPALIEEGFFFSKENYLSVKAGYQRDWDFDRDMKAVSKFSGRMNEFSYIADQGVLTFNLINRIELYGSAGAARFTVAHIPLPGVRNEYETHNQFAWGVGLRGIIYSWGNLSLGADFKYGRAQPTLRWMTTNGVPVQPRPGSKLNFHEWQFGAGASYEVGIFFPYLAVRYSNATSRIKHLPTGFLPETRHFNMKNRRKFGLALGCSLSNFNRFSATVEARLIDEQALTLAGEVKF; via the coding sequence TTTTTTTACTCACCCCGACGCTTTTTGCATTGTATAACGGCAATCCAAGTGCTCCTGCACTCATTGAAGAAGGGTTTTTCTTCTCCAAAGAAAACTATTTGAGTGTGAAAGCAGGTTATCAACGCGATTGGGATTTTGATCGGGATATGAAAGCTGTGAGCAAGTTTTCGGGGCGGATGAATGAGTTTTCTTACATTGCCGATCAAGGGGTGTTGACATTCAACTTAATCAATCGTATCGAGCTTTACGGCTCTGCTGGAGCCGCACGCTTTACGGTCGCGCATATTCCGCTGCCGGGTGTGCGCAATGAGTATGAAACTCACAACCAGTTTGCCTGGGGTGTTGGCCTGAGAGGAATCATCTATAGTTGGGGTAACCTTTCTCTTGGAGCAGATTTCAAATATGGGCGTGCACAACCGACTTTGCGTTGGATGACGACAAACGGCGTACCTGTTCAGCCTCGTCCTGGTTCAAAATTAAACTTCCATGAGTGGCAGTTTGGTGCAGGAGCCTCTTACGAAGTAGGAATCTTTTTTCCCTATCTCGCCGTTAGGTATTCGAATGCCACTAGCCGCATTAAGCATTTACCTACCGGTTTTTTGCCTGAAACGCGCCACTTTAATATGAAGAATCGGCGCAAGTTTGGGCTTGCTCTTGGTTGCTCACTCTCTAACTTCAATCGGTTTTCTGCCACAGTAGAAGCTCGGCTCATCGATGAGCAAGCTCTAACTCTTGCCGGCGAAGTGAAGTTCTAG